The nucleotide window GGAGCTGCTGGCGGTGCGTGACGAGGTCAACAAGGCCCTGGAGCAGGCCCGCAAGAACGGTGAGCTGGGCGGCTCCCTGGAAGCCTCGGTGACCCTGTATTGTGAGCCCGGCCTGGCCGGCCGCCTGCAGGATCTGGGCGACGAGCTGCGCTTTGCCCTGCTCACCTCCGGCGCTACTGTGGTGGCCGGCGAGAGCGCCGAGGCCCAGGCCACCGAGATCGACGGCCTGAGCCTGCTGGTGACCAAGGCCAGCGGCCACAAGTGCGACCGCTGCTGGCACGTGCGCGAGGACGTGGGCGCCATCGAGGCCCATCCCGAGCTGTGCGGCCGCTGCGTCAGCAACGTGGATGGCGACGGCGAAGAGCGACGCTTCGTATGATGCCGATGAAACAAAGCGGACTGCGCTGGCTGTGGCTGGCGCTGCTGGCCATCGTCCTGGATCTGGGCAGCAAGTACTGGGTGCTGGGGAACTTCAGCCTCTATGAGCGGGTCAACCTGCTGCCCTTTTTCGATTTCGTCTACGTACGCAACTACGGGGCGGCCTTCAGCTTCCTGAGTGACGAGGGCGGCTGGCAGCGCTGGTTCTTCACCGCCATCGCCGTCGGCGTCAGCCTGTTCCTGCTGCTGTGGCTGCGCCGCCTGCCGGCCAGCGACCGGCTGCAGGGGCCGGCGGCGGCGCTGATCCTGGGCGGTGCCCTGGGCAACCTCCATGATCGCCTGGTGCACGGCTATGTGGTCGACTTCCTCGACTTCTACGTGGGCAGCTGGCACTGGCCGGCCTTCAATATCGCCGACTCCGCCATCTGCGTCGGGGCGGCCCTGTTGATCCTGGCATCCTTTCGCAGTGACAAGAGTGAGAGCCAATGAGCAAGCAGATCGATTCCCAGAGTGAAGTGGTGATGCACTTCACCATCAAGCTGTCCGACGGCTCCGCCGCCGATTCCACCAAGGTGTCCGGCAAGCCGGCCAAGTTCCGCATGGGCGACGGCAATGTCACCGAGAACTTCGAGAAGTGCCTGCTGGGCCTGAGCGAAGGCGAAGAGGCCAGCTTCACCCTGGCCCCGGAAGACGCCTTCGGCCCGTCCAACCCGGACAACATCTACCACCTGGAGCGCAGCAGGTTCACCGAAGAGGCGCCAGAAGAGGGCGCCATCATGCTGTTCGCCCAGCCCGACGGCTCCGAGATCCCCGGCATCATCCGCAGCGTCACCGACGCCTCCGTGACCGTGGACTTCAACCATCCCCTGGCGGGCCAGGAAGTCACCTTCGAGGTGGAAATCCTGGAAGTGCATAACTGAGGCCATATGAAAGTCTTGCTAGCCAACCCCCGCGGCTTCTGCGCCGGCGTCGACCGGGCCATCAGCATAGTGGAGCGGGCCCTGGAGATCTTCGGCGCCCCCATCTATGTGCGCCATGAAGTGGTCCACAACAAGTACGTGGTGGACGGCCTGCGCAACCGCGGCGCCATCTTCGTGGATGAGCTGGACGAGGTGCCGGACGACAAGATCGTCATCTTCAGCGCCCACGGCGTGTCCCAGGTGGTGCGCGAGGAAGCCAAGCGCCGCGGCCTCAAGGTCTTCGATGCCACCTGTCCCCTGGTCACCAAGGTGCACATGGAGGTCAGCCGCGCCAGCCGCAAGGGTATGGAGGCGGTGCTGATCGGCCATGCCGGCCACCCCGAGGTGGAAGGCACCATGGGCCAGTACGACAACCCCGAGGGCGGCATCTACCTGGTGGAGTCCCCCGAGGACGTGGCCAGCCT belongs to Gallaecimonas sp. GXIMD4217 and includes:
- the lspA gene encoding signal peptidase II translates to MMPMKQSGLRWLWLALLAIVLDLGSKYWVLGNFSLYERVNLLPFFDFVYVRNYGAAFSFLSDEGGWQRWFFTAIAVGVSLFLLLWLRRLPASDRLQGPAAALILGGALGNLHDRLVHGYVVDFLDFYVGSWHWPAFNIADSAICVGAALLILASFRSDKSESQ
- the fkpB gene encoding FKBP-type peptidyl-prolyl cis-trans isomerase, producing MSKQIDSQSEVVMHFTIKLSDGSAADSTKVSGKPAKFRMGDGNVTENFEKCLLGLSEGEEASFTLAPEDAFGPSNPDNIYHLERSRFTEEAPEEGAIMLFAQPDGSEIPGIIRSVTDASVTVDFNHPLAGQEVTFEVEILEVHN